A stretch of Planococcus citri chromosome 5, ihPlaCitr1.1, whole genome shotgun sequence DNA encodes these proteins:
- the LOC135847616 gene encoding uncharacterized protein LOC135847616 isoform X5: protein MAEIPPVVYDIAQPTPVTLKELSAIAVSLEIWRHEIRKHRMNSTIEKFDPTKLDISSKTTLPDLPSVIYDAIDEYIPRFGPSATKWLWNHYVRIFQLQRTDPKSVLEVFDDFVADFYGTIDYVKTAKRMMMCDRFSDVEKFAIACTYFFEDDIGRIWPSVCQNFDSSSMNFYESPQLYYWICCLRNETDKIPNRGNRSIDEVMLEHHMVRNRPSFEYFWNRVPVENRMSDAIINLRTCDEELFISFGLSKLNDQQLDEFINTNDGYTLIFSLLLNNHHPHQWLFQPTWNFLKNSMNENTFRILIVKMLQLEQATSTFEGYAKEPPYWLYHCSVIWNSIPTNSKRSIIGDILSDTRLFENIRSPSCTSRRFVGFLLIILPSATFGQRSTFWRHCWPHLIQGTRIDDLKHIMGLCFENEDKIAQFKGGIFARSENVRLLCVRLLRKGMMDELNDLVDFCWPEVQAANRYKLHLLQATFLGFENMYLGFEHIERVKELSVFIHDAFDSKDEAADFKNQLVSSPATQNYLLRFRRPNFSIEGMMELVDTFVLAEQTRHAIKRRMIGVLIESIGHFDHPRFKTPVFDRFLLWLFGSTEDVERFRQDHPIEFNQR from the coding sequence ATGGCTGAAATACCGCCCGTCGTCTACGATATCGCTCAGCCAACTCCAGTCACGTTGAAAGAACTATCAGCCATCGCCGTTAGCCTGGAAATCTGGCGCCATGAAATACGAAAACATCGCATGAACAGTACGATAGAAAAATTTGATCCAACCAAGTTGGATATCTCGTCAAAAACCACACTCCCTGATTTACCATCAGTAATTTATGATGCCATCGATGAATATATACCAAGGTTTGGGCCTTCAGCGACGAAATGGCTGTGGAATCACTACGTGAGAATATTCCAGTTACAACGCACCGATCCCAAGTCTGTTTTGGAAGTCTTTGACGACTTCGTCGCTGATTTCTATGGCACCATCGATTATGTGAAAACAGCGAAACGCATGATGATGTGTGATAGATTTAGCGACGTGGAAAAATTCGCTATAgcttgtacgtattttttcgaagacgatATAGGACGAATTTGGCCATCTGTATGCCAGAATTTCGACTCGAGTAGTATGAATTTTTACGAAAGCCCGCAATTGTATTATTGGATATGCTGTCTCAGAAATGAAACCGATAAGATACCTAACCGAGGAAACAGATCTATTGACGAAGTTATGCTCGAACATCACATGGTTCGTAACAGACCATCTTTCGAATATTTCTGGAATCGTGTACCTGTGGAAAATCGAATGTCAGATGCCATAATAAATCTTCGGACGTGTGATGAAGAATTGTTTATTTCGTTCGGATTATCAAAACTGAACGATCAACAGCTCGATGAATTTATTAATACAAATGATGGTTATACATTGATATTTAGTCTGCTGCTAAACAATCATCACCCTCACCAGTGGTTATTTCAACCAACGtggaattttcttaaaaattcaatgaacGAAAATACTTTCAGAATATTGATCGTGAAAATGTTGCAACTCGAGCAGGCCACCTCGACGTTTGAAGGGTATGCGAAAGAACCCCCATATTGGTTGTATCATTGTTCGGTAATTTGGAACAGTATCCCGACTAATTCAAAACGATCGATAATCGGAGATATTTTATCTGACACGAGATTGTTTGAGAACATACGTTCGCCTTCATGTACTAGCAGACGTTTCGTCGGATTTTTATTGATTATTCTTCCATCGGCTACTTTCGGGCAGAGAAGCACATTTTGGCGCCACTGTTGGCCTCATTTGATCCAAGGCACTCGAATAGATGATTTGAAACACATAATGGGACTTTGTTTcgaaaatgaagataaaattgCGCAGTTCAAAGGAGGTATTTTTGCTAGAAGTGAAAATGTACGTCTCTTGTGTGTCAGACTACTAAGGAAAGGGATGATGGACGAATTGAACGATTTGGTTGACTTTTGTTGGCCCGAAGTTCAAGCAGCGAATAGATACAAGCTACACCTTTTGCAGGCAACTTTTCTTGGTTTTGAGAATATGTATCTTGGTTTTGAACATATAGAAAGAGTCAAAGAATTAAGTGTATTTATCCACGATGCTTTCGACAGTAAAGATGAAGCGGCAGATTTTAAGAATCAACTTGTGTCATCGCCTGCAACTCAAAACTATTTATTACGCTTCCGCAGGCCGAATTTTTCTATTGAAGGAATGATGGAATTAGTAGATACGTTTGTTTTGGCCGAACAAACTCGACATGCTATAAAACGTCGTATGATTGGTGTTTTGATCGAGTCTATTGGACATTTTGACCACCCTAGGTTCAAAACACCtgtttttgatcgatttttattaTGGTTGTTTGGAAGTACTGAAGACGTTGAAAGATTTAGACAGGACCATCCTATAGAATTCAACCAGCGTTGA
- the LOC135847619 gene encoding uncharacterized protein LOC135847619, giving the protein MDEIKSVVNDIAQPTPVPLKDLSAIAVSLEIWRHEIRNRRTSNTIDKFFSFSWDISSSSVLPPGLPPVIYDVIDKYVPRFGPSATTWLSSQYRTTFHLHRTHQNSVLEVFDDFVFDYSGTIDYVRTAKRMMDCDKFSLEEKFATACTYFFEDDIRRIWPSVFQSFDLNSMKFRNCPQWYYWICCLRNERDKIPRPTNRNRSVDEVMLDHHMFENKPSFEYFWGRVSPESQMRKAKYTHDKKLLVTFVLSKLNDHQLDEFVNTNGCKLIMNLLNDCLRCWWFVQPTWKFIKNKMNESTVKTLVIEMLKLELTSVVGWSSKLPQNWLHCCSEIWNDIPTNVKRSIVEDILSNGGFARNASLRCADQCKNGHSVGFLLLILSSATFEQRSSFWRDCWLHLIKCARMDDLKRIRTLCFENEDEITQFMGNIIAVSRDMRRWCRELLSFGMFDELNDLMDFCWPDVEAAKRYKLQLLQSSFLGEEEDSHFTFSVVQSVDEFSAFIDSTFDNKDQSADFKNQLMSTLAAQEALSDYPFFLNPSFEKLMKLVDTFVSTEETVRVIKKDIINHLTQFSSTGGSDYRFYYDRHLKTPVYDQFLLWLLGSAEEVVRLRQTYVI; this is encoded by the coding sequence atggaTGAAATAAAGTCTGTCGTAAATGATATTGCTCAACCAACTCCAGTACCGTTGAAAGACTTGTCGGCCATCGCAGTCAGCCTGGAAATCTGGCGCCATGAAATACGCAATCGTCGCACGAGCAACACaatagacaaatttttttcattctcttggGATATCTCTTCAAGCTCCGTATTACCCCCCGGTTTGCCGCCAGTAATTTACGATGTAATAGACAAATATGTGCCAAGATTTGGACCATCAGCGACGACATGGCTGTCTAGCCAGTACAGAACGACATTTCACTTACACCGCACACATCAAAACTCTGTTTTGGAAGTCTTCGACGATTTCGTTTTTGATTACAGTGGCACCATCGATTATGTGAGAACAGCGAAACGCATGATGGACTGTGACAAATTTAGTCTGGAAGAAAAATTTGCTACAgcttgtacgtattttttcgaagacgatatcagACGAATCTGGCCCTCTGTATTCCAGAGTTTCGACTTGAATAGTATGAAATTTCGCAATTGCCCGCAATGGTATTATTGGATATGCTGCCTCAGAAATGAAAGGGATaagatacctagacctacgaatAGAAACAGATCTGTTGACGAAGTTATGCTCGACCACCACATGTTTGAGAATAAACCAtctttcgagtatttttgggGTCGTGTGTCTCCGGAGAGTCAAATGAGAAAAGCCAAATACACTCACGATAAGAAATTGTTAGTTACGTTCGTGCTATCGAAACTGAACGATCATCAGCTCGATGAATTTGTGAATACAAACGGTTGTAAATTAATAATGAATCTGCTAAACGATTGTCTGCGTTGCTGGTGGTTCGTTCAACCGACGTGgaagtttataaaaaataaaatgaatgaaagtaCTGTTAAAACATTGGTCATCGAAATGTTGAAACTCGAGCTGACGTCGGTGGTAGGATGGAGTTCGAAATTACCACAGAATTGGTTGCATTGTTGTTCGGAAATTTGGAACGATATCCCGACTAATGTAAAACGATCGATAGTCGAAGATATTTTATCAAACGGGGGCTTTGCTCGGAATGCATCTTTACGGTGTGCGGATCAATGCAAGAACGGACATTCCGTCGGATTTTTATTGCTTATTCTTTCATCGGCCACTTTTGAGCAGAGAAGCTCATTTTGGCGCGACTGTTGGCTTCATTTAATCAAATGTGCTCGAATGGATGATTTGAAACGCATAAGAACGCTCTGTTtcgaaaatgaagatgaaattacTCAATTCATGGGAAACATTATTGCTGTAAGTAGAGATATGCGTAGATGGTGTAGAGAACTATTAAGTTTTGGGATGTTCGACGAACTGAACGATTTAATGGATTTTTGTTGGCCCGATGTTGAAGCAGCGAAAAGATACAAGCTGCAGCTTTTGCAATCATCTTTCCTCGGAGAAGAAGAAGATAGCCATTTTACTTTTTCGGTTGTCCAAAGTGTTGACGAATTTAGTGCATTTATCGACAGTACTTTCGACAATAAAGATCAATCGGCAGATTTCAAGAATCAACTTATGTCAACTCTTGCAGCCCAAGAAGCTCTATCGGATTATCCCTTCTTCTTGAATCCCTCTTTTGAAAAGCTGATGAAATTAGTGGACACATTTGTTTCGACGGAGGAAACTGTACGTGTGATAAAAAAGGATATTATTAATCATTTGACGCAGTTTAGTTCAACTGGTGGTAGTGATTATCGATTTTATTACGACCGTCACCTCAAAACACCTGTATATGACCAATTTTTATTGTGGTTGTTGGGAAGTGCGGAAGAAGTTGTAAGACTTAGGCAGACTTATGTTATATAG
- the LOC135847616 gene encoding uncharacterized protein LOC135847616 isoform X10 — protein sequence MAEIPPVVYDIAQPSPVSLKDLSAIAVSLEMWRNEIRKRRTNSTIERFTSLSWDISLETVLDRDLPSVLYDAIHEFIPRFRPSLYFWLVTHRNIFQLYRDHENSVLKVFDDFVADYCGTIDYVRTAKRMLVCDTFNEVEKFAIACTYFFEDDIRRIWPSVCESFDLNSMNFIERPPLYYWICCLRNEMDKMPIQGNLSVDEVMVHLHFVHNRPSLEYFWNRLPVENQMERAVNVFNRGDLKLFVTFVLSKLNDQQLDGFVNTYGCRLILNLQNDHSWFFQPTLKLFKNKMNESTFRTLVIEMLKLERALDFEWCPKKCQEWLYYCSEIWNSIPPNLKPSIIEGILSDRGLYENMGLFSCGNRRFVGFLLIILSSATFEQRSAFWRDCWTHLIQGTRSRDLFKIMKLCFANEEEIAQFKGNILAESENVRLLCSELLNIAKFDHLNDLVNFCWPEVEAAKNFKQQLTRSTLSGENDRFMSAIVNKAKEFSLFIDDVLDNADESADFKNQLMSSPVLLNFVSRRPCSILPDDFEAVMELVDTFVSTEQTLHAIKTRMIRYLGEFILNRRQIGDLIDQRFEQPIFDQFLLWLLGSAEEVERFKQTHFI from the coding sequence ATGGCTGAAATACCACCTGTCGTCTACGATATTGCTCAGCCATCTCCAGTATCGTTGAAAGATCTGTCAGCCATCGCTGTTAGCCTGGAAATGTGGCGCAATGAAATACGCAAACGTCGCACGAACAGCACGATAGAAAGATTTACTTCGCTTTCGTGGGATATCTCGTTAGAAACTGTGCTCGACCGTGATTTACCATCAGTACTTTACGATGCTATCCACGAATTTATCCCGAGATTCCGGCCTTCGTTGTATTTCTGGCTGGTTACTCACAGAAATATATTCCAATTGTACCGCGAccatgaaaattcagttttgaaagtCTTCGACGATTTCGTTGCCGATTACTGTGGCACCATCGATTATGTTAGAACAGCGAAACGCATGCTGGTTTGTGATACATTTAACGAGGTGGAAAAATTCGCTATAGCTTGcacgtattttttcgaagacgaCATCAGACGAATTTGGCCATCTGTATGTGAGAGTTTCGACTTGAATAGTATGAATTTTATTGAACGTCCGCCGTTGTATTATTGGATATGCTGTCTCCGAAATGAAATGGATAAGATGCCTATCCAAGGAAACCTGTCTGTTGACGAAGTTATGGTTCATCTCCACTTCGTTCATAATAGACCATCTCTCGAGTATTTCTGGAATCGTTTGCCTGTTGAAAATCAAATGGAAAGAGCCGTGAACGTTTTCAATCGTggtgatttgaaattatttgttaCGTTTGTGTTATCCAAACTGAACGATCAACAGCTCGATGGATTTGTTAATACGTATGGTTGTAGATTGATACTCAATCTACAAAATGATCACAGCTGGTTCTTTCAACCAACGTTGAagttgtttaaaaataaaatgaacgaaaGTACTTTCAGAACGTTGGTGATCGAAATGTTGAAACTCGAGCGGGCTTTGGACTTTGAATGGTGTCCGAAAAAATGCCAGGAGTGGTTGTATTATTGTTCTGAAATTTGGAACAGCATCCCGCCTAATTTGAAACCATCGATAATCGAAGGCATTTTATCCGACAGGGGATTGTATGAGAACATGGGTTTGTTTTCATGTGGTAACAGACGTTTCGTcggatttttattaattattctcTCATCGGCGACTTTTGAGCAGAGAAGCGCATTTTGGCGCGACTGTTGGACTCATTTGATCCAAGGCACCCGAAGTAGAGATTTGTTCAAGATAATGAAACTTTGCTTCGCGAATGAAGAAGAAATTGCTCAATTTAAGGGTAACATTTTAGCTGAAAGTGAAAATGTGCGTCTCTTGTGTAGCGAACTATTAAACATTGCAAAGTTCGACCACCTGAATGATTTAGTGAACTTTTGTTGGCCCGAAGTTGAagctgccaaaaatttcaagcagcAACTTACTCGATCAACTTTAAGCGGTGAAAACGACCGTTTCATGAGTGCAATTGTCAATAAAGCTAAAGAATTCAGTTTATTTATCGACGATGTCCTTGACAACGCCGATGAATCGGCAGATTTCAAAAACCAACTGATGTCGTCACCTGTATTGTTGAACTTTGTATCGCGCCGTCCTTGCTCAATACTCCCTGATGATTTTGAAGCGGTAATGGAGTTGGTGGATACATTTGTGTCGACAGAACAAACTCTACATGCGATAAAGACGCGCATGATTAGATATTTGGGGGAATTTATTTTAAACAGGCGTCAGATTGGAGACTTAATCGACCAAAGGTTCGAACAacctatttttgaccaatttttattatGGTTGTTGGGCAGCGCTGAAGAAGTTGAAAGATTTAAGCAGACTCATTTTATATAG
- the LOC135847616 gene encoding uncharacterized protein LOC135847616 isoform X3 → MDEIMPVVYDIAQPTPVPLKDLSAIAVSLEIWRHELQERRRSNSVDRFFSSSWDISSNSVLPPGLLPVIYNVIDKYMPRFGPSATTWLSSQYRTTFHLHRTHQNSVLEVFDDFVFDYNGTIDYVRTAKRMMDCDRFSLEEKFAIACTYFFEDDIRRIWPSVFQSFDSDSIRFSKCPQLYYWICCLRNERDKIPRTTNRNRSVDEVMLDHHMFENKPSFEYFWGRVSLENQMRKAKNTNDKKLLVTFVLSKLNDHQLDEFINTDGCKLIMNLLNDRLRCRWFVQPTWNFIKNKMNESTFKTLVIGMLRLELKSGVGWSSRLPQNWLHCYSEIWNGIPTNVKRSIVEDILSNGGFSQMNCLRCADTCKNGHFVGFLLLILSSATFEQRSTFWRDGWLNLFKCVRIDDLKRIRELCFENEDEITQFMGNIIAVNTDMRRWCRELLSFGMFDELNDLVDFCWPDVEAAKRFKLQLLQSSFLGEDSRLTPTLFQRVDEFSIFIDGTFDNNDQSADFKNQLMSTLAAQGALSDYPFFLYPSFEKFMKLVDTFVSTEETVRVIKMGIINYLTRFSSTGGRNYRFYHDRHLKTPGFGQFLLWLLGSAEEVERLRQTYVI, encoded by the coding sequence atggaTGAAATAATGCCTGTCGTATATGATATTGCTCAACCGACTCCAGTACCGTTGAAAGACCTGTCTGCAATCGCAGTAAGCCTGGAAATCTGGCGCCATGAATTACAGGAACGTCGCAGGAGCAACTCAGtagacagatttttttcatcctctTGGGATATCTCTTCAAATTCTGTATTACCCCCGGGTTTGCTGCCAGTAATTTACAATGTTATAGACAAATACATGCCAAGATTTGGACCATCAGCGACGACATGGCTGTCTAGCCAGTACAGAACGACATTTCACTTACACCGCACACATCAAAACTCGGTTTTGGAAGTCTTCGACGACTTCGTCTTTGATTACAATGGCACCATCGATTATGTGAGAACAGCGAAACGCATGATGGACTGTGACAGATTTAGTCTGGAAGAAAAATTTGCTATAGCttgtacttattttttcgaagacgatatcagACGAATCTGGCCCTCTGTATTCCAGAGTTTCGACTCGGATAGTATCAGATTTAGCAAATGCCCGCAATTGTATTATTGGATATGCTGCCTCAGAAATGAAAGGGATAAGATACCTAGAACTACCAATAGAAACAGATCTGTTGACGAAGTTATGCTTGACCACCACATGTTTGAGAATAAACCAtctttcgagtatttttgggGTCGTGTATCTCTAGAGAACCAAATGAGAAAAGCCAAAAACACTAACGATAAGAAATTGTTAGTTACGTTCGTGCTGTCAAAACTGAACGATCATCAGCTCGATGAGTTTATTAATACAGACGGTTGTAAATTAATAATGAATCTTCTAAACGATCGTCTGCGTTGCAGGTGGTTCGTTCAACCAACgtggaattttataaaaaataaaatgaatgaaagtaCTTTTAAAACATTGGTCATCGGAATGTTGAGACTCGAGCTGAAGTCGGGGGTAGGATGGAGTTCGAGATTACCACAGAATTGGTTGCATTGTTATTCGGAAATTTGGAACGGTATTCCGACTAATGTGAAACGATCGATAGTCGAAGATATTTTATCCAACGGGGGCTTTTCTCAGATGAACTGTTTACGGTGTGCGGATACATGCAAGAACGGACATTTCGTCGGATTTTTATTGCTTATTCTTTCATCGGCCACTTTTGAGCAGAGAAGCACATTTTGGCGCGACGGTTGGCTTAATTTGTTCAAATGTGTTCGAATAGATGATTTGAAACGCATAAGGGAactctgttttgaaaatgaagatgaaattacTCAATTCATGGGAAACATAATTGCTGTAAATACAGATATGCGTAGATGGTGTAGGGAACTATTAAGTTTTGGGATGTTCGACGAACTGAACGATTTAGTGGATTTTTGCTGGCCCGATGTTGAGGCAGCGAAAAGATTCAAGCTGCAGCTTTTGCAATCATCTTTTCTCGGAGAAGATAGCCGTTTGACTCCTACCCTTTTCCAACGTGTTGACGAATTTAGTATATTTATCGACGGTACTTTCGACAATAACGATCAATCGGCAGATTTTAAGAATCAACTTATGTCAACTCTTGCAGCCCAAGGCGCTCTATCGGATTATCCCTTCTTCTTGTATCCCTCTTTTGAAAAGTTTATGAAATTAGTGGACACATTTGTTTCGACGGAGGAAACTGTACGTGTGATAAAAATgggtattattaattatttgacGCGGTTTAGTTCAACTGGTGGTCGTAATTATCGATTTTATCACGACCGTCACCTCAAAACACCTggttttggccaatttttattGTGGTTGTTGGGAAGTGCCGAAGAAGTTGAAAGACTTAGGCAGACTTATGTTATATAG